The proteins below come from a single Drosophila teissieri strain GT53w chromosome 3L, Prin_Dtei_1.1, whole genome shotgun sequence genomic window:
- the LOC122618328 gene encoding arginine-glutamic acid dipeptide repeats protein isoform X7, with the protein MAASTQGEIRVGPGHQVNDVYAKLPDYNPISSFPIDKETDERELEESRWSPGVVADGDLLMFLRAARSMAAFQGMCDGGLEDGCLAASRDDTTINALDVLHDSGYDPGKALQALVKCPVSKGIDKKWTEDETKKFIKGLRQFGKNFFRIHKDLLPHKDTPELVEFYYLWKKTPGANNNRPHRRRRQSALRRNRVTRANNSNSNTPPKKEDTPEPQTATTATAAATAASETASRSSPAVSKEENSSLTEDDASECDSDSSLTHKRDESPSRMRTRNKQQNNNNSSTSSGNNTAGNGGGNATSISSGSTGGGAAGGNSSSKDQSANAVANGKRPKRGSETPDVSGGASVDSPKTPTKAVAESSANKRKGGKQDTPNKKKRTEQESNEPSAHEENAVKEKRKRPDSPVESMNSDSRPDSVLDDGESNTTDTTTAEQQSTKDSKDTVSCKEEREMVTNDLEAKAEEKAIKAEALAEDSKDSAIKNMDEETNIQAPISAETSLVDGPNPNALPSPVAAPITMKVPTIATVEALNASVDRKEAIEKMESCDSDPEMLKKLATIKQEVSPQQQQHLQQPSQQQMQQQLAPVGLQPPPSCPPSESVYIKKEPMEDSMDATCNQNSNEPQDLKVKIEIKNEDALKHSVGGMPPSGPCAPPSALHPLSGAPVESGQEPLHLQHMPHGPVPTQPPPGYLIDGQLKYGPPGQGVPPQPPQLHSDAAGGVSGAPPGAPTTPQKYPPEMEMKFAPQDLKYPPPPPLDALKYSQEMQAAAAAAAAAGKYDMKYMIEQQGKYNVELSAAHQPPSKPGYQDSLKIPDIKPGFGHMPHTVSSPMDAAHKYGPPPTSQESQQQQPQPSAHQVPPGATPPPGIAMPKPHYQHDVQTPPLGRPFEPTGLMLKYGDPLAAKYGPPQDLKYPMPPVSQAGPADIKPYGGENLIKSSPYGPPPESPIDASARSTPGQDSQGSNSNSQPPSMPPQPQQFQSPHPSPHMPSPAGGGLPPGMHPQNLIHGPPPGAAGGSGPQPPPPPTSLHQPTPTSAGPPSLQHGLHPGHQHSQLSAATSLPPSSIGIPPTLSTMAPSHMHPHLHPHAHLQGLHRPHDLPPSMHPHAPMPLSLQGHPQHGHGLPPSHPSQQQQQQQQQQTGGPAGTVRTPSPAQQPPRSLHDPQSSREPPTSQPSTTMAGSSGPGGPPPQQSPHAHRTSPLPGLAGSGPPPPGLIGHPMAIHPHLAHLPPGHPAHAALAHPGHHLLSHSIAGLGPGGGPIALLAGPGGLGGIPESALSRRPPPSPLPHSHASSAPLTAHSVASMTSTSMSLTTSTVPSSAFSRASPSVQISSSGGGPSGPGSVGPGGLPNSSAAAAAAAAAHRAASPASSVSSLSRQSPLHPVPQSPLSHHPSSSALSAAAAAVAERDRHALMRQQSPHMTPPPVSNASLMASPLSKMYAPQPGQRGLGTSPPPHLRPGASPPVIRHPQMPLPLPLIAPGGGIPQIGVHPGQSPYPHPLLHPSVFYSPHHHPFNSPYGYAPYGPGFPAYMKPPPQPGQLDPAAVMAAHHAGLQGPPTQQMRQDEQNAAAAAAAAAAEKQHQAAAAAAAQQHKAPQQQPPGGMPPNKPPTPKTPQGPGGGMPPGMGGPGTPTGLPPGAYPGSHMPGYPQGPPHGSPFAPQDGQPHGLKPTSHMDALRAHAHSANSAGMGGGHHPTEPLPIDIEPDPEPEIPSPTHNIPRGPSPEAKPDDTECHRSQSAIFVRHIDRGDYNSCTRTDLIFKPVADSKLARKREERDRKLAEKERERRQQQQQQQQQQQQQAAAAQQAAQQAKMKAELKPPYADTPALRQLSEYARPHVAFSPVEQMVPYHHPMGPMYRERELEEIKNAQAAAASQSRLDPHWMEYYRRGIHPSQFPLYANPAISQMERERLGIPPPHHVGLDPGEHMVRMIRLTREYHAHSHTHLHLPLHPQPQPPEAGFQLPPNVGQYPRPNMLIPREPHSDVLLRMSYADQLQAAEFQRQSLHDQYFRQRPR; encoded by the exons ATGGCGGCCTCCACTCAAGGAGAAATTCGAGTGGGTCCCGGCCACCAGGTAAACGATGTCTAT GCAAAACTGCCCGATTATAATCCAATCTCAAGCTTCCCCATCGACAAGGAAACCGATGAACGTGAACTAGAGGAATCAAGATGGAGTCCAGGCGTTGTGGCCGATGGCGACTTGTTAATGTTCTTGCGTGCGGCTCGCTCCATGGCTGCATTTCAAGGAATGTGTGATGGTGGTTTAGAAGACGGTTGTTTGGCTGCCAGTCGCGACGACACTACAATAAACGCACTCGACGTG CTCCACGATTCTGGTTACGATCCAGGCAAAGCTCTACAAGCGCTCGTAAAGTGCCCCGTTTCGAAGGGCATCGACAAGAAGTGGACCGAGGACGAAACAAAGAAATTCATCAAGGGTCTGCGTCAGTTTGGGAAGAACTTCTTCCGCATCCATAAGGACCTGCTGCCGCACAAGGACACGCCAGAGCTGGTCGAGTTCTACTATCTGTGGAAGAAGACGCCCGGCGCGAACAACAATCGGCCACACAGGCGACGCCGCCAGAGCGCCCTGCGACGCAACCGTGTCACGCGGGcgaacaacagcaacagcaacactcCTCCGAAGAAGGAGGACACTCCCGAACCACAAACTgcgacgacggcgacggcggcggcaacCGCGGCGTCCGAGACGGCGAGTCGCTCCTCGCCCGCTGTCTCCAAGGAGGAGAACAGCTCGCTCACCGAGGACGACGCCAGCGAGTGCGACAGTGATTCGAGTCTGACCCACAAAAGGGATGAATCACCCTCAAGGATGAGGACGCGTAACAAGCaacagaacaacaacaacagcagcaccagcagcggTAACAACACGGCCGGAAACGGTGGCGGTAACGCCACATCCATAAGCAGCGGATCAACCGGCGGCGGTGCCGCTGGCGGCAACAGTTCGTCTAAGGATCAATCAGCCAACGCCGTGGCTAATGGCAAGCGACCCAAGAGGGGCTCCGAAACACCGGATGTTTCCGGCGGAGCCTCGGTCGATAGTCCCAAGACACCGACGAAGGCTGTGGCCGAGAGTTCGGCCAATAAGCGCAAGGGTGGCAAGCAGGATACGCCCAACAAAAAGAAGCGAACGGAGCAGGAGTCCAACGAGCCAAGCGCTCACGAGGAGAATGCCGTCAAAGAGAAGCGCAAGAGACCGGACAGCCCGGTTGAGAGCATGAACTCGGATAGCCGGCCGGATTCCGTGCTCGACGATGGGGAATCTAATACCACGGACACCACCACCGCCGAGCAGCAGTCGACAAAGGACAGCAAGGATACGGTCAGCTGCAAGGAGGAGCGTGAAATGGTCACCAACGATCTGGAGGCCAAGGCCGAGGAGAAGGCCATCAAGGCAGAGGCTTTGGCGGAGGACAGCAAGGATAGCGCCATCAAGAACATGGACGAGGAGACAAACATCCAGGCGCCTATCAGTGCAGAGACAAGTTTGGTGGATGGTCCAAATCCCAATGCCTTGCCCAGTCCAGTGGCCGCACCAATCACTATGAAGGTGCCCACAATTGCCACAGTTGAGGCGCTGAACGCGTCCGTGGATCGCAAGGAGGCCATCGAGAAGATGGAGTCGTGCGACAGCGATCCGGAGATGCTTAAAAAACTGGCAACCATTAAGCAGGAAGTAtctccgcagcagcagcagcatttgcaaCAGCCATcacagcagcagatgcagcagcaactcgcACCTGTTGGCTTACAGCCGCCTCCGTCTTGCCCGCCTTCAGAATCAGTCTATATCAAAAAGGAACCCATGGAGGACTCGATGGACGCCACCTGCAATCAGAACAGCAACGAACCGCAGGACCTGAAGGTGAAGATCGAGATTAAAAACGAGGATGCATTAAAGCACAGTGTCGGAGGTATGCCGCCTTCTGGACCCTGTGCACCGCCTTCGGCTCTACATCCACTCTCCGGAGCTCCGGTAGAGAGCGGCCAGGAGCCACTGCACCTGCAACACATGCCTCATGGACCGGTGCCAACGCAACCGCCTCCTGGCTATCTAATTGATGGCCAGCTAAAGTATGGACCACCGGGACAAGGCGTGCCTCCACAGCCTCCACAACTGCACAGCGATGCGGCTGGAGGAGTCAGTGGAGCACCGCCTGGAGCCCCGACCACGCCGCAGAAGTATCCGCCCGAGATGGAGATGAAGTTTGCTCCTCAGGATCTCAAGTATCCCCCACCGCCGCCCCTAGATGCACTCAAGTACAGCCAGGAGATGCaagctgcggcggcggcagcggctgcagctgGCAAGTACGATATGAAGTACATGATAGAGCAGCAGGGCAAGTACAACGTGGAGTTGTCAGCTGCCCATCAGCCGCCAAGCAAGCCAGGCTACCAGGATTCGCTAAAGATACCCGATATCAAGCCTGGTTTCGGCCACATGCCGCACACCGTGAGCTCACCGATGGACGCCGCCCATAAATACGGACCGCCTCCAACGTCGCAAGAgtcccagcaacagcagccccAGCCGTCGGCACATCAGGTACCGCCGGGAGCAACTCCACCACCTGGTATCGCCATGCCCAAGCCGCACTACCAACACGATGTGCAAACACCACCGTTGGGACGGCCCTTCGAGCCGACCGGACTTATGCTCAAGTATGGCGATCCATTGGCAGCCAAATACGGCCCGCCTCAGGATCTCAAGTACCCGATGCCGCCGGTCTCTCAGGCGGGACCAGCGGACATAAAGCCCTATGGCGGCGAGAATCTAATCAAGTCCTCACCGTACGGACCGCCGCCGGAGAGTCCTATTGATGCCTCAGCGCGCTCTACACCTGGTCAGGATAGCCagggcagcaacagcaattcACAGCCGCCCTCAATGCCCCCGCAACCCCAGCAGTTCCAGTCGCCGCATCCCTCGCCGCATATGCCTTCGCCAGCAGGTGGTGGGCTACCACCGGGAATGCATCCGCAAAATCTCATCCACGGCCCGCCACCAGGTGCAGCGGGCGGTAGTGGCCCCCAgccgcctccgccgcccaCATCGCTGCATCAGCCCACGCCCACGTCTGCAGGTCCACCCAGTCTGCAACATGGACTACATCCTGGCCACCAGCACTCACAGCTGTCTGCGGCTACATCGCTACCGCCGAGCTCGATTGGAATTCCTCCCACGCTCTCGACTATGGCGCCCTCGCACATGCACCCGCACCTTCATCCACATGCGCATCTGCAGGGTCTCCATCGGCCGCACGATCTGCCGCCCAGTATGCATCCACATGCTCCCATGCCGCTGTCGTTGCAGGGACATCCGCAGCACGGACATGGATTGCCGCCCTCGCATCCTtctcagcaacagcagcaacaacaacaacaacagaccGGCGGACCAGCTGGCACAGTGCGAACTCCGTCACCTGCCCAGCAGCCGCCGAGATCCCTGCACGATCCGCAATCGTCTCGAGAGCCGCCCACCTCGCAGCCCTCGACCACAATGGCAGGATCGAGTGGTCCAGGTGGACCACCGCCGCAACAGTCGCCGCACGCGCATCGAACATCGCCGTTGCCAGGACTCGCGGGAAGTGGACCTCCACCACCGGGACTCATCGGTCATCCGATGGCCATACACCCGCACCTGGCCCACTTGCCGCCCGGACATCCTGCACACGCAGCGCTCGCTCATCCTGGACACCATCTGCTGTCGCACTCGATAGCGGGCTTGGGACCTGGCGGTGGACCGATCGCGCTGCTGGCCGGTCCCGGCGGGCTTGGAGGTATTCCAGAGTCCGCTCTAAGTCGCCGCCCCCCGCCCTCACCCCTGCCACACTCGCATGCCTCTTCGGCCCCACTGACGGCCCATTCGGTGGCCAGTATGACGTCCACCAGTATGTCGCTGACCACCAGCACGGTGCCATCATCTGCCTTTAGCCGCGCCAGTCCCAGCGTACAGATCTCGAGCAGCGGGGGTGGTCCTTCAGGCCCCGGAAGCGTTGGACCTGGTGGATTGCCAAACTCttcggcagcggcagcagctgcggcagctgctCATCGTGCAGCGTCCCCGGCCTCCAGCGTCAGCAGCCTGAGTCGGCAGAGTCCGCTGCATCCGGTGCCGCAGTCGCCGCTCAGCCATCATCCGTCGTCCTCTGCGTTATCTGCCGCGGCAGCTGCCGTGGCGGAACGGGATCGACATGCGCTGATGCGTCAGCAATCGCCACATATGACTCCACCCCCGGTGTCCAATGCCTCTTTAATGGCAAGTCCCCTGAGCAAAATGTACGCTCCTCAGCCGGGTCAGAGGGGCTTGGGAACATCACCGCCACCGCACTTGCGGCCTGGAGCATCACCGCCGGTCATTCGCCACCCGCAGATGCCTCTGCCGTTGCCATTGATTGCGCCTGGCGGAGGAATACCGCAGATTGGAGTGCATCCGGGTCAGTCACCGTATCCGCACCCGCTACTGCATCCCTCGGTATTTTACTCGCCGCACCACCATCCCTTCAATTCGCCATACGGCTATGCGCCCTATGGTCCTGGATTCCCGGCGTACATGAAGCCGCCACCACAGCCGGGACAGCTTGATCCGGCAGCCGTGATGGCGGCCCACCATGCTGGATTGCAAGGACCGCCGACACAGCAGATGCGCCAGGACGAGCAGAATGCAgcggccgccgctgcagcagcagctgctgagAAACAACACCAagcggctgcagcagcggcagcacaGCAGCACAAGGCGCCCCAACAACAACCGCCCGGCGGAATGCCACCCAACAAACCGCCGACGCCAAAGACGCCACAGGGTCCAGGCGGTGGAATGCCCCCTGGAATGGGTGGACCGGGAACACCGACGGGACTACCGCCCGGTGCTTATCCAGGCAGCCATATGCCGGGATATCCACAAGGACCGCCACATGGATCACCCTTTGCGCCGCAAGATGGTCAGCCTCACGGACTAAAGCCCACATCGCACATGGACGCCCTGCGAGCCCATGCGCACTCAGCCAACTCGGCGGGAATGGGTGGAGGACACCATCCTACGGAGCCAT TGCCCATTGATATTGAACCGGATCCAGAGCCAGAAATTCCCAGTCCAACGCACAACATACCACGTGGTCCAAGTCCCGAAGCAAAACCGGACGACACCGAATGCCATCGCTCTCAGTCTGCCAT ATTTGTGCGTCACATCGATCGCGGGGATTACAATTCATGCACGAGAACAGATTTGATCTTCAAGCCGGTGGCCGACTCAAAGTTGGCCCGCAAGCGAGAAGAACGCGACCGCAAGCTGGCCGAAAAGGAGCGTGAGCGGCGACAG cagcagcaacaacaacagcagcagcaacaacagcaagcagCTGCGGCGCAACAGGCGGCACAGCAAGCCAAGATGAAGGCGGAGCTAAAGCCTCCATATGCGGATACACCGGCACTGCGTCAACTGTCTGAGTATGCTCGTCCCCACGTCGCCTTCAG TCCTGTTGAGCAGATGGTGCCATATCATCATCCAATGGGCCCCATGTACAGAGAGAG GGAACTGGAGGAGATCAAAAACGCACAAGCTGCTGCGGCGAGTCAATCCAGACTAGACCCGCACTGGATGGAGTACTATCGACG CGGCATTCACCCCTCGCAGTTCCCACTGTATGCGAATCCGGCGATATCGCAGATGGAGAGGGAGCGTCTGGGAATTCCACCTCCGCACCATGTGGGGTTGGACCCGGGCGAGCACATGGTGCGTATG ATACGATTGACGAGAGAATATCATGCACACTCTCATACTCATTTACATTTGCCTTTGCATCCACAGCCGCAACCACCGGAGGCCGGTTTCCAACTGCCAC CGAATGTTGGCCAGTATCCGCGGCCAAATATGCTTATACCTAGGGAGCCGCACTCGGATGTCCTGCTACGCATGTCCTATGCCGACCAACTACAG GCCGCCGAGTTCCAGCGACAGTCCCTGCACGATCAGTACTTTAG ACAACGGCCCAGATAA